A genomic segment from Saprospiraceae bacterium encodes:
- a CDS encoding AraC family transcriptional regulator has translation MQVYREITPLQDQDVFVLIDSLNNGFDYPIHNHPEFELNLVMGTSGTRIVGDSTALYHNQDLVLIGPYLFHKWDVEKSEVKSTSASRVITIQFKADLFNSSFFKKNQFTKIKKLLLDVSRGLKFYGKTFDEASKIMIGMTESNGFSNTIGFLQLLNLLANSEETAFLSSEGFSPHVIPSEGHRIQIISGYILKEFKRKNLKIEEAAAQANMSLSAFSHFFKKMTNKSFKQFLIDVRLGHACKLLLNTDQNIKQICYDSGFNNTANFNRLFKKYRSCTPFEFRQRSSEKTDFDWTNQITPRQFMPAGIGVKAAFKPSEYSTTRVVHV, from the coding sequence ATGCAGGTTTACCGTGAAATAACCCCTTTGCAAGACCAAGACGTGTTTGTACTTATCGACTCGCTCAATAACGGCTTTGACTATCCCATTCACAATCATCCTGAATTCGAACTCAATCTGGTCATGGGGACCTCCGGCACACGTATAGTTGGTGATTCAACCGCATTGTATCACAACCAGGATTTGGTTTTAATTGGGCCTTATCTTTTTCATAAGTGGGATGTAGAGAAAAGCGAAGTAAAGTCAACGAGCGCTTCCCGGGTGATTACCATTCAATTCAAAGCAGATTTATTTAATTCATCTTTCTTCAAGAAGAACCAATTCACTAAAATCAAAAAACTGCTATTGGATGTATCGAGAGGGTTAAAATTCTACGGAAAGACCTTTGATGAGGCTAGTAAAATCATGATAGGAATGACTGAAAGTAACGGTTTTTCTAACACCATAGGATTTCTACAATTGTTAAACCTGCTTGCCAATTCAGAAGAAACGGCCTTCCTTTCCAGCGAAGGATTCAGCCCACATGTCATACCTTCCGAGGGTCATCGAATACAAATCATTTCCGGTTATATTTTAAAGGAATTTAAAAGGAAAAACCTAAAAATTGAGGAAGCAGCCGCGCAAGCTAACATGAGTCTTTCGGCATTTAGCCATTTTTTCAAAAAAATGACAAACAAAAGTTTCAAACAATTTTTAATTGACGTACGATTGGGCCATGCCTGCAAATTACTGTTAAACACGGATCAAAACATCAAGCAAATTTGCTACGATTCTGGCTTCAATAATACAGCTAACTTTAATCGTCTCTTTAAAAAATACCGTAGCTGTACCCCCTTCGAATTCAGGCAGCGCTCCTCCGAAAAAACAGATTTCGATTGGACGAATCAAATTACACCAAGACAGTTTATGCCTGCCGGGATAGGGGTTAAAGCGGCCTTTAAACCTTCGGAATATTCTACGACAAGGGTGGTGCATGTTTGA